The nucleotide window tctggtctatgcgtggtagagGAGAGTGATCCttcggacatgccttgttgaggccaatgtaatcaacacatattctccatttcctggtcttctttctgataagaacaggattagcaagccagtcggagtggtatacctccttgataaATCTgtctgccaggagtttggtgacctcctcgcctatggccctgcacctCTCGTCATCAAAGCGACGTAGACATTGCTTGGTGGActtcgagcctaggatgaggcatagtgcatgctcggtgacatcccatggtatgcctagcatgttagaaggtttctatgcaaagacatcatgattggcgcgtAGAAAGTCAgcaagctcgcattcctatttggctgggagctgggtcccgatccgcaccatcttggtagggtcagtggggtcgatccccaccgccttagtttcctcgagtgggcggaaggTAGTCAAGGAGGTTGACTTGTTACAGTCGGGGACTGCTAGGGTCAACAACTCCCCAAGCCGTGGGAGCTCAGAAGAGTTGATGACGACGGTGGCAAGCTCGTAATGGTTGCGGTCGCATGtgtaggcgtgcgagaaggtgctacctacAGTGATGACACCATTCAGTCCcatcatcttcaacttcaggtaggtgtagttggggactgccatgaacttggcatagcatggccaccccaagatggcgtggtaagacccCAAGAAgtccacctcgaaggtaagcacctctgagcggaagttggctcggtcgccaaatgTGACGGGCAGGTTGACCTGCCCGAGCGGGTACACCTGCACTCCTAGGATCAtgctgtggaagggagagctcgctaGATGGAGCTCCAactaggggatgcgcatggcatcgagggtgtcaacatagaggatgttaaggccactgcctccatccatcggcACCTTGGTGAGacacttcttgcggacgatggagTCAACGACGAGTAGGTAGCGACCTGGTCTGGCAATGTgtgagggatggtccctctggtcaaaggtgatcagagattccgactagcgaaggaaggaggggatggccgtctcgATGGCACACGCCTCTCTGTAGCACACTTTGTGCTGGAGCTTGGAGTGGACGACATCAGATCcctcaaagatcatgatgcattcctcgaggTCAGGAAAactgtccccatccttgcctgctgcacctcctttcttggctgctgcctccttgccctttccttcttttggcctgccggcctatcataggaagtgcttgaggagctcgcagtccttgtagaggtgtttaacggggtaagcatggttggtgcatgggctatccatgagcttgtcgaagtggtcaggctggccctactagggctgcttgcccacatgATCAGCTACGGTGAGTTGGCTGATCGGCgccaatccttcttgttctttttgcccctctgtgtggaggggccctcgtcttgatcctcgtgcttggccttgcccttgtcctaacctccattgaagaccgctccgaccgcctcctcgctggaggcgtggttcatggcgacgtcgagcaggtcacgggtggttcgAGGCTTCaggcaaccaagcttgtggatcagggactcataggttgtcttggagaggaatgcactgatgacgtctgcatcgacgacatcaggaagggagttgcatcgctTTGAGAACCTACGAATGTAATCCTGCAAAGACTCATTGAGCTCCTactagcagctcttgaggtcctaggagttcctagggtggGCATAGGTCCCCTAGAAGTTcctgacaaagaccctcttgaggtccgcccagtcacggatgctgtcgtgcaggaggaatttgagccgtgctcgaacatgttcccccacgtagatggggaggtactaaatgatgaagtggtcatcatccactcctctggctcggtaGGCAAGCCgaaagtcttcaagccatatactagggtttgtctccctggtaTACTTGGTGATATTAGTAGGCGATCGGAAGCACTGcgggaacgacgctctctggaCGCACCGGGCAAAGGCTCATGGTCCCGGGCCATCCGGACTAGGACTCCGGTCAGCGACCACACCTAGGGTGCATCTCACCGGTCCCCTCGATGGTCTGATTAGGGCCTGTGTTGCCTGCTCTCATCGTCGCTcggtggatgtcatcatcatgctaggcccgtcgccggttgctgatgacgttgcgagcgtcttggtttggcccgaggCATTTGCgcacaggtggtcggtgtggagtagGCACCGAGGTCAGGTCGTGGCGCAGCTATGGCCTCCTGTTCCATGCCCGGCGGCTGTAGCGGCGAGCGGgtggagcgatccgtctggtgCGTCCTCGCCCCCCTGGTAGAGAGAGGGGCCGTAAGTCGGTGTCGCGACGTGGAGCTCTCCACCTATTGAACAGCGGTGGTATCCACTAGTTCCCGAAGGTTCCGGTGGACCACCTGCTCCTGTGGGTCGACAGGCTCAGAAAGGTCGTGCAGAAGCATCGCCGCCGCGGTGATGTTCTGAGCAgtccgagcgaactgtgggggatcgtttcccccatccatgatgttgcgctggacctagcgggtgcgaccccgggcgccgctcgTCGGGTTACACGCATGGGGCGCAGCGTGCTGCACCGAGCACAATGGCACATGTGGCGACTAGTTCTGCCGCCTTTGTTGTAGCTCCTCACTGTGCTCCGGTGCACACGTGAGGGCCTCCGC belongs to Miscanthus floridulus cultivar M001 chromosome 4, ASM1932011v1, whole genome shotgun sequence and includes:
- the LOC136548189 gene encoding uncharacterized protein, with the protein product MILGVQVYPLGQVNLPVTFGDRANFRSEVLTFEVDFLGSYHAILGWPCYAKFMAVPNYTYLKLKMMGLNGVITVGSTFSHAYTCDRNHYELATVVINSSELPRLGELLTLAVPDCNKSTSLTTFRPLEETKAVGIDPTDPTKMVRIGTQLPAK